Sequence from the Miscanthus floridulus cultivar M001 chromosome 16, ASM1932011v1, whole genome shotgun sequence genome:
CGTCATTCTCACGGTGGTCGACAGATTCTCCAAGTACGCACACTTCATCGCCCTCGGCCATCCATACTTCACCGCTTTGGTTGCACGTGCATTCTTCGATGGCATGGGTTCCCTTCTTCCATCATCAGCGATAGGGACCCGGTTTTCACTGGTCATGTGTGGCGTGACCTCTTCAAGATGGCTGGCGTCACGCTTCTTATGAGCACGACCTTCCACCCGTAGACAAACGGTCAGTCTGAGGTGGTCAATAAGGTCATCGCAATGTATCTTTGGTGTGTCATAGGTGACCAGCCACAAGCGTGGGTGGACTGGCTGCCCTAGGCAAAGTACTGCTAGTCTCCTACAATACCTCCTTCCACATGGCACTACGCGCCACACCTTTTGAGGTGGTCTACGGCCGGCCACCCCCGGCCATCTTGTCCTACATGGCCGGGTTGGCTAGAACAGACACGGTGGACGGCCTTCTTTGGGAGCGTGACGAGGTGCTCACGGAGATTCGGGAAAGGCTTCTCCAAGCACAATAGTTGTCCAAGAAATACTATGACGCGTCCCACCGCGCTCGAGAGTTTGCCGTCGGGGATTGGGTATGGTTGCGCCTGCTCTACCGCGTTGCCCAGTCCCTCGAGCCCCGCGCCaaagggaagcttggccctcgctACGCCGGTCCGTTCCAAGTGCTGGAGTGCATCAGCCAGGTGGCGTATCACCTCCAGCTTCCAAAGGGCGCCTGTctgcatgatgtcttccatgtgggGCCGTTGAAGCCCCACAAAGGTGATCCCCCAGCAGCTCCTGCTCCTCTACCGCCGACATCGGATGGCTGGCTATTGCCAACTCCGGAGCGTGCCTTTTGTGCACAACTTCGGTGAGATGTGTGGCATGTGCTTGTCAAATGGCGTGGCCTGCCAGCGGAGGACGCAACATGGGAGCCTCTCTAGCATCTTCGCGACGTCTACCCCAACTTCTAGCTCGAGGATGAGCTATTTGCgtaggcggggagagatgttatgaccgacATCCCCTATGTCAGGCGTAGGCCCAATAGTGGCTAGGGGGCCGGCTCTGTTAAGGGGCTTAGAGGCCCAATTTATCGCTTATTTGGTATTTTCTTAGAGATAGATATAGTTTCTTAATTATAGCATCAATAGGGAAGGATAAGTACTTGTAATCTAGGATGATTGGAATTAAGCAGAAGCAACAATTAAGTTGTTGGCTTCCCTTGGGAGCTAGCCGTCCTTGCCCTCTCTCCCTCACGTGAGCTCtagggctgcagcagcagccgccgcactCTCGCCACCATGGCCCCTCGCCGACGTCGAGAGTACAGACCACGTCCTCCCCTCTTCCACCCCTATAACCTACGCAACAACTCCGGTAGGGCATCAAACCCTATCAGTTAAAAACCGTTCGGTGCCTGGGAGGGGGTTTCTTACTTCCCTTCCTTTTGtatctattttttttcttcttaatgaaataacACACAACTCTCCTGTGTAGTTCGAGAAAAAAACTTCAAACTCAAGCTCTACAGATTGTTTTCATTCAATCTTCTATTAATCTTCATTAGCTTAGTTAATGGCTGATAACTCTGCATCCATTTGCTCAGGAACTTTTTTAGTGGAATTTCAGGAACTTTTTTTTTATGTTCCTACATTAACAATGGACTCAAGAATGCTCCAGCATGAGGATAATATTGAGTCACAACTCACAGCCAATTCGTTTTATTCAATCTTTTTTTTCTCGAGAACGTGCCTGAGAGTTTTATTCCATCTTACATTACTCTAATTTGGCACTCAGCTCTTTACAACTGGTTAACTACTTTGCATTGAGGAAGTTTTGTAGTTAACATAACGATTCGTACAATAGTAAGAAACTCAGAAGAATGATATAGCTGTAGTGCacatatatttttattttattttagagAAAAAAAAGAGCTCAGACACTCCATGTATAATAACCTCAAAATTCAAGGGGACTGAGAACACAACTATTGTGACAAGTTAACACTCACTAAGTGGCTTGTATTGAACTCCTGCACTCAAGTTCCCATTTCTCCCAACCAACCATGCTCCAGAGGGCACTTCCCCGGATACTGCAAAAGTAGCATCAGCATGACAAGCTAATATGATGTAGACTAGGtccgatctttcgaaaggtatgatagcgtcgattggtgacgactcgatgttcacgatctaggcttcgaaccaagactgattcgaacccccgcaaccgttacaccactgctccgttggttatcaaccacgcgaacacgattgacctcgccgagaaggctttcctgcaagcgaatcgagaatataagcaagaacgagataaacacaatctaaaattgtaaataaatatgaggcttatgataatgagaaagagttcaagtctttattcgaaaggactaatcgccataggcgaacaagatcaagaactgagaccctggttcacagcaagcggccttggcggcgaccgTTGCAGCAAAATGACATCTGTTTCAGAGGAAattaagaactaaataaaacccaaaccctaaggaaagcgacggctgctatttatagagtcttgagcgtcaccccctggacgtgccccctaatgggtccaaacacgatacacggtccaacggacaaaaagacggtgtcgcagcaccctaacagattctggacgctgacttgtttcgatgattcttgttgattccgaaggtcttttgatgtgaaaccacttggattggcttccttatcaaattagcttttcaaccatatgtggatcgtcaaaaacggagtccgaatatgtcatgggtgaccagtttaaggcagactagtcctggagcccgagccgaactcgaacttgatttgggtctccaccttggggactcgaaccggatgagctttgggcctccttctcggttaggacacccttgcttatctccttggtctccatatggttcttcaagcatggtcatatgtatggaggtcatgtcctcatcatcctccatttcttgacaaaaagccatcctcggtgtcgattttgtttgaagttgatcctgcacaacatgagaaCAATccaggtttccaaaataatgaaaATGGGTAATAttatgagaaagaatatgaccacatgtccaggtttgtatcatgtcttgtcctacaggcatgtagtctgctcgattgaaatacacatgatctttgccaatactatcatgcaaaagattagtactaacaagaaatatatgttccttttctttggattccacttgtgttcaaaaagaaaaactagaggaatatgacataacaacagtgttgattttactatcctctagttgattattactttgcacaacaaaagaagaattcagatttgtacaaatataaactcgttgtatcaaatattgcccttggttgttatatttatcaaaaacatgatatgtatgtctagagaaccatggtaaatcaggatatgcataaagtttctcctctaaagaactaagattacacggaacatcaaatttaatgtaacccaaagtatttaaagaagacaacaatttcggctcgtcaacttcactagcattatgaataacaagtctattttcagcacaagtgctcgatttcagcacacatatagcatgatcattcttcaatgattgcatgggtataacataaatatcatcatgcaagtcatcttcgtcacagaaaacatcaaacaaatcatcttgtgacaaaggtaaatcaagcgaaggctccactaaaatttgctctatcatagcatgattggtgaaaaaattcagcatatcaagagaactctcaccttccatgagtttagcatcgtgggctttacctttgctctcatgttcagcaggagtaatagttgatggttctgaattgtcacataagactgtgagcatctcattttTTGTCACATCATCCTCACTCTTTTGTATAttatcctgcaaaaggttaggcatagcaggaggaataacaagagattgatctagttgatgcacctcatcatttgaattaattacaagagatggattaataaaattttctctcataagatgttTCATATCATAAAATTAGCTtttcaaccatatgtggatcgtcgaaaacggagtccgaatacgtcctgggtgaccagtttaaggtatactggtcctggagcccgagccggactcaaacttgatttgggtctccaccttggggactcgaaccggatgagcttcgggcctccttctcggttaggacaccctcgctggtctccttggtctccatatggttctccaagcatggtcatatgtatggaggtcatgtcctcatcataatACTGAATATGAGATATAATTGCGAAATAAAGTAAACCCCATTAAATCGGCTTATAATTACAGAGAGCATATACTTGGTTAATATCGTATTTAATCACAATTCAAATAAAATGCATGATAAATGTATAAACAAATGCATACAAGGAAATGGCACAAAAGATGCCCCGAGTGATAAATTCTCTGAACCATATCTTAAGCCCACAACCCCAGAATCTTCTGAACACACCCTGCAAAAAAGATGAACATAACTCCATCTGTCTGATTATTTGTAAAATTCACAGGAAGAGACAAAAAGTAATATCTTACATCGTATTTGGAGAAAGGAGTCTTCAACAAAAAGATACGCATACAAACTAATTTGTTCCACGCATGATTTGCATATGTAAACAAATATAAGTCTACCTGTTTCCCATTGGTAAAGGTAATGTTCCAAATGCGCCAATACCATACTGAGGATAGTACGCAGATGACCACAGCTGCCACGTACTGCATAATAAGGAGATCGGCCAAAACAGCATTGTGGATACGATTTCCATAATAGAAAATATGTATGCTGAGAAATGATATAGCACAAGCAAGAAAAAACATACGTTGAAGTGGACACAAGAAGGTCCACAAAGGTATGGGGATTGTCTGGTTCTCTAAAAAGTGTTCCAGAGAAAAGTTTTTGTGTTAGAGTATAACAAAAGTTGCATATATATAGAATACTAGAAAATAAGGAATACACACTTTTGCCAGCGGAATAGAGCATCCCCTTTACTTCCGTTCCACATTTTTTGTCAGGTGGGGCAGAGGCCTAGTGAAATTAAGGTTTGCAAACGGTCTTTTTGAAGTTAACCATTAGAAGATATAAATAGGATTGGAATAAATCCTCCTAATAGTCAAATTGTAGCTACTGTGACCATAATACAAAAGCACAGGAAGTGAAATTATAATTACTTGAAAGAAAGGTGCTTGAAAAGGGGTAGGAGACGATAGATACACAAACAACAATAATAAGGATAAGGATCAACTCTTCAGCCACAACAAACCATTGTTGGATATCCTACACTTCACGTCTTGGTTTCCACAATCTACGAGTGAATGATGAAATGCGATTCCTTGGACACTGTGAATTGATCAAGCACAGTAGCTAGCAGAGTATAATCTAACATTGTTGATCAAGCACAGTAGCTTGCAGAGTATAATCTAACATTGTTGAGTTCAAGCACAGTAGCTAGCAGAGTATAAGCTAAGAGCGTTGCGCGGTCGACCTTGTGCGCGCGGCGATGGGAGGATAGTCGAAGAGCGGCGGCACAAGCACCATCCGCTTCCGCtccttcggcggcggcggcggctccttcCGCCGCGGTGGCGCAGTCGCTCTCCACATCTCGGCCTCGGCTTGCGCACGCGACGGTGGAGCTGCGGTCTCTTCCCTTGTCGTCCGGGCCTGTGTTCCGTGTTCGAACTCGTGGATTTCTGATCCCCGAGACTAGGAGGGTTTATGGAGGTTCTCATTGCCAAAAGCTGCAAGTGCAAGCTAATCACGGTCTGGCCCTCAGAAAAAAAAAGGGTTAATCACGGAACTGGGCCTGAACCAAAACAGTAAGATCGTATAGCCCATACAATCTGAAGGCCCGTACAAAATAGCCCAGCATTATTTTAGAACAAAAAGGCCAACACGGCCCATTTGGCTAGATGACTTGCCTGGGCCCTGACCGCTAATGGAGCAGGGGGCGTTCGTCTTCCTTGCGTCCTCCGGCGTCTTATCCCCACACGCAGCTTTGCCGCCCGGAGCAGGACTGTTGGAGGTCCACAGAGGGCAGTGATGGCGGAATTATCGACGTCTTCGGATGGATTGGTATCCGAAGAAGCGAGGCAGCAGGAACCAGGTTCGATTTGGCAAGGGTTTCTCCCCCTGTCCTCTTCAGCTTGTGTATGCTAGTTGCTTGTGATGCTAATAGCTAGGGTTCCATCGCCTTGCCTGCTCGAAGGGTTAGTGGTTCCTATTGTCCAAAATTCACCTGATCCAACTTCGTCCGTTTATACTGTTTGCTGATATGTACTACATCACATCCCAGAGATGTATTCACTTCCAATTTTGAAGGCCTGAACCGACGAGGCTTAAGTCCTCCAGATCAGCTAACCTGTCCGGTTGAGTGAGTACTGTTTGTGTGGATCTCCGTCGTGCCTTTTGTGAATTTTATGTTCAACTTCAGTAGTATCGTTAAATTATAGCCTTATTGAGCCCATATGCTTAAAAGGGGAGGTGGGGGAGTAATATTGCAGCCTTTATGAATAGTTGAATACACCAGTGGAGTATCAAGCATGGAGCACATTTCCTCTGTTCCTGTTTATATAGTGTGATGCCTGTTTCGTTATGGTTTATATGGAAGTCAAACTGTTTGCTGGACTGCATACAGGCCAAGGAAGCTCTGAAGGTAGTCATGGTTTGCAAGACACAAAGGAGCAGGAAATAAGAAAGGGGAAGGCGGCTCTTGTTTCCACTGAACTGCTGAGGGAGGATCTGGTTCAGAGTGCTGTTAGTTTTCTGAAACACACGAAAGTAGTAGCCTCTTCGGATGGACAGAGGCGGTCTTTCCTTGAAAATAAAGGACTCACTGTGGATGAAATTGATGAAGCGTTTCGACGTTTACAAGTAAGATTTGTTTGCTTAGTTTCTGCTTGAGCTGATTTCCTTCCCTGGTTATTCTGATTTCTTTTACCTTTTtaattctcttttttttttgtgtgtgtgtggggaTTAAAGAGCCCATCATCGAATTCTGCGAGCTCAAATATGTGCACATCTCAAGGTATGGCAGAGAGAGTCCATTTACTAAGTTAGCTTTTTATATGATATTTTAGTTCTTTATGATCGTGGATCATATAATGATGTTTCATTGTTTATGTGTGTTTTCCTCTGTAAACAATGGTGATTCCATATGAAATTCCCCATTCAGAGTTTTAGACCTAAATGGCTTCATCATGACAAATCTAACTTATTAACTTCATTGCCTTATCTGTTGCCTGCATTTTGTCAGGGGTGTTTGATCATTCATGCAGGATTACTGAGGTCAGCACAAACTACAAATAATAGTATTGGCCAGGCATGACTGGTGTTTATGCTGCAAATTTTAAGCTACCGCCATTTTCTTCACTGCAGCAGGAGAGTAAAGTTGACAAAAAGTgtatggatgattcaggtttgcCAATGCGTCCCATTTAAGGTAAGTCTTAACTATTTTCCCTGATTCCTTTTATTCTAACGTTCCTactccctctatctcaaattgtaagtcattttggctTTCCTATAGGCGCATAGCTCAAAAGCCAAAAagacttacaatttgaaacagagggagtacttcTTTTATAGAGAGGGTGGAACCTGAAGCTGAACCTGTGGCCCCTGTGGTACCTCATCATCCAAAATCATATATGGAGGTCAGTTACCTATCTAAAACGGGAGTAAAATGGCTGCAAGTTTAATCCTTACGCTGCTGCAGACTACTGCATACGTGATATCTGAAGATGTCTGTGAAGTGTTCATTCTTAGTATACCGCTTCATCTCAATGTAATTAAATTAACTTCAGAAAGTATAACTGTCCATTGCAGGTGGGATTTTAGTTGTCCTGTTTAGCATGATGTTGGTTCTCAAAGATTAACTTACCTGAAACTGGACTTAGATATTAATGATGGACTAATAGATTAAAAAATGAAGTTTCATTGTTAGATCTAGGCATCTAGCCAGTTGTAATATCAATCCTCTTTGAACATGCATCAGTGTGGGGTTGCTTCCTTCTTCTAGTGATGCATCATACACTAGGACATGGGATGGTGGGTGAGAAGTTCACTCATATGCGCTGATGGATATTCAGGCATGCTTGTTTCAGTTAGCTGTTGCATCATGAGAATTCTGCTATCCACTTCATCTTATCATGCATTGCCCCCCTTGTTAAGCTACCAGGAATATATTAAACAATACAAGGTCTGAAATTTTGGTatatgtgattttgttttccaaaTACAAGAAGTTTTTGCGTATATATGATTTCAAGTTCATATTGAAGCAAAAAACGTCTTTTGAATGTATTTGACCTGGCAGATCATGGAAATGATACAAAGGGGTGAGCGGCCAGATGATATCCAGGTATGTCTTGATTTGTAGTTATCTTCCTATAGTGCTGTTACATGTTAACTCTGTAACTCAGTGGTTTTGTTGTTCATAAACCCTTTTGTTTCTGTTGTGATATAGGATATTAATGATGACCCTCCAAATTCTGATCAACCAATCTCAGAACCTCGTATGGCACCGAAACCAAAGGTTTGTGCAATTGTGCTCGAAAACTGACTGCCTAACCACACCTTTCTTAACATAGATTTGTTTCTTGCATAGTCATGAATCATGATTGCTGGGGAAGTAGCATATGTGTTGCTTGATTCAGATTATCTCTTGATACCAGTTTGACTTTTTTAACATCAGTTAGCTCACAtttagaagggcaggcctggtgcagtggtgagagctgtctcactgagtcaccaggtcgtgggccTCTCTGCAGATTTgcagggggaaggcttgcctcggtttttcccttccccagaccccactcatgtgggagcctccggcactgggtcttcacccccccccccccccccccccctttttttttagTTAGCTCACATTTAGTTTCCTGGTGAAACAGCCATGGGAAAAGCAAGGTCAAGGAAGTTTGGTCTGGGATTTGAAATCACCACAAAGGGAACCCGACGTGTTGAGATCAAAAGTTCAGCACGATGGCACCAACAGGGCTGCAGAGTCGGTCGATGGCTCCAACCAGGGGGGCTCATTGCTGCGAGCAGAAGTAGCTGCTGGTTCTGAATCTCCTGTGATTCCAATTGACGTTGCTGCTTCGCTGGAGGGTAACCGCGAAAACAAATGACGATGTGATCAAACGTGATAGAAAAGAAAAGGTCGTCTCGGCCTGGCTAAAGAGGCTTCAGTCTCA
This genomic interval carries:
- the LOC136511983 gene encoding peroxisomal membrane protein PEX14-like isoform X2; the protein is MAELSTSSDGLVSEEARQQEPGQGSSEGSHGLQDTKEQEIRKGKAALVSTELLREDLVQSAVSFLKHTKVVASSDGQRRSFLENKGLTVDEIDEAFRRLQSPSSNSASSNMCTSQGVFDHSCRITEESKVDKKCMDDSERVEPEAEPVAPVVPHHPKSYMEIMEMIQRGERPDDIQDINDDPPNSDQPISEPRMAPKPKPWEKQGQGSLVWDLKSPQREPDVLRSKVQHDGTNRAAESVDGSNQGGSLLRAEVAAGSESPVIPIDVAASLEGNRENK
- the LOC136511983 gene encoding peroxisomal membrane protein PEX14-like isoform X1 — its product is MAELSTSSDGLVSEEARQQEPGQGSSEGSHGLQDTKEQEIRKGKAALVSTELLREDLVQSAVSFLKHTKVVASSDGQRRSFLENKGLTVDEIDEAFRRLQSPSSNSASSNMCTSQGVFDHSCRITEQESKVDKKCMDDSERVEPEAEPVAPVVPHHPKSYMEIMEMIQRGERPDDIQDINDDPPNSDQPISEPRMAPKPKPWEKQGQGSLVWDLKSPQREPDVLRSKVQHDGTNRAAESVDGSNQGGSLLRAEVAAGSESPVIPIDVAASLEGNRENK